One segment of Streptomyces roseifaciens DNA contains the following:
- a CDS encoding darcynin family protein, whose product MRYTIVLSYAFSPAWLDLTRDERNAMEEQYIQPVFAKYADRVSARFFDAEAFHAQHTDFALLETTDLRAYYHLIEELRDTPLIGRQYLAFTDIKIGIEDGYRSYEESVAESATTAEHAEPTEPAKSATTAEEIQK is encoded by the coding sequence ATGCGCTACACCATCGTCCTCAGCTACGCCTTCAGCCCCGCCTGGCTCGACCTCACCCGCGACGAGCGGAACGCCATGGAGGAGCAGTACATCCAGCCGGTGTTCGCCAAGTACGCCGACCGCGTCTCGGCCCGCTTCTTCGACGCCGAGGCCTTCCACGCGCAGCACACCGACTTCGCCCTGCTGGAGACCACGGACCTCCGGGCGTACTACCACCTGATCGAGGAGCTCCGCGACACCCCGCTGATCGGCCGTCAGTACCTCGCCTTCACCGACATCAAGATCGGCATCGAGGACGGCTACCGCAGCTACGAGGAGTCCGTCGCAGAGTCCGCCACGACCGCAGAGCACGCAGAGCCCACAGAGCCTGCAAAGTCCGCCACGACCGCCGAGGAGATCCAGAAGTGA
- a CDS encoding TauD/TfdA family dioxygenase yields MFAATIAPFGTGQGRLITAEDGAALSELRPREVVAELAEAGFLLLRGFAPSLEDFSLFVKHHSDRVTLDPARSFHGGDVAQKVDAGYDSVGLHTENGNSPFAPDLTWFLSEKAASSGSQTTVCDGYRVWDAFGERTRAAYLSQDILYSRRVEESRWKGFVSHHSGGTKAPEDITVDDMRALAQGQGRTVIELLDDGAIRYDFHIPAAHPTLFGDRLAFANSILGPSNNYEPPRITFADGTPFDAELVEETERVTAEMTEEIVWQDGDVALVDNTRVMHGRRPIEDPERTIYNAQSYLAAELRSR; encoded by the coding sequence ATGTTCGCCGCCACCATCGCCCCGTTCGGCACCGGCCAGGGTCGCCTGATCACCGCCGAGGACGGCGCCGCGCTGTCCGAGCTGCGCCCCCGGGAGGTCGTCGCCGAGCTCGCGGAGGCCGGGTTCCTGCTGCTGCGCGGCTTCGCGCCGTCCCTGGAGGACTTCTCCCTCTTCGTGAAGCACCACTCCGACCGGGTGACGCTCGACCCGGCCCGCTCCTTCCACGGCGGCGACGTCGCCCAGAAGGTCGACGCCGGCTACGACTCCGTGGGCCTGCACACCGAGAACGGCAACAGCCCGTTCGCGCCGGACCTGACCTGGTTCCTGTCGGAGAAGGCCGCGTCCAGCGGCTCCCAGACCACGGTCTGCGACGGCTACCGCGTCTGGGACGCCTTCGGCGAGCGGACCCGTGCCGCCTACCTCTCGCAGGACATCCTCTACAGCCGCCGCGTCGAGGAGTCCCGCTGGAAGGGCTTCGTCAGCCACCACTCCGGCGGCACGAAGGCCCCCGAGGACATCACCGTGGACGACATGCGCGCCCTCGCGCAGGGCCAGGGCCGTACGGTCATCGAGCTCCTCGACGACGGCGCGATCCGCTACGACTTCCACATCCCCGCCGCGCACCCGACCCTCTTCGGCGACCGGCTCGCCTTCGCCAACAGCATCCTGGGCCCCTCCAACAACTACGAGCCGCCGCGCATCACCTTCGCCGACGGCACGCCCTTCGACGCGGAGCTCGTCGAGGAGACCGAGCGGGTGACCGCGGAGATGACCGAGGAGATCGTCTGGCAGGACGGCGACGTGGCCCTCGTGGACAACACCCGGGTGATGCACGGCCGCCGACCCATCGAGGACCCCGAGCGGACGATCTACAACGCCCAGAGCTACCTGGCCGCGGAGCTGCGCAGCCGCTGA
- a CDS encoding AMP-binding protein encodes MRLVENALRQRISSDDVFVEVFADGAGDDESGHSTGARSSYSYRQILHAAAGLASRLGRVTEGGAPTKVAVVMGNSPDFVVADLALLGSGRIEVPVPLAFSADQAASLLCDADVCLVDGPGERRLAEWGREAVLPARCPVLRVDVDDLLVDPYDAVPPLFGPDTADDRAAEGRTADDRTSDDLTAGGRVADDRTSGDRIADDRIGKIIHTSGTTSKPKGVCIRTAGLDALLSSLRAVMPPGAYARYLSLVPFSLLIEQVTALYMVILDGGTVMLLPEDAPLVGTSASAAQRVLPYVARARASALVVTPALAEVLAAEIERDGVAPVFGTPRVPLVCCGGAPVDPGVLARLDAGGVPVHEGYGLSENSSVVSWNAPGARKVGTVGRALPHVRTKLAADGELLITGESLFAGYSRQDPSSCELDPDGWLHTGDLAEIDADGYISIVGRKKNIIITAAGRNIAPEWVEARYRSLPGIRACAVFGDGLESLHGLFLIPPGADAGQARRDIEEFGLRELSAVERVAVVHTLEGTEDAYLAYFTVTGRPRRREIAEAAAAGRFPRPSRTLPLARTLTLTPTGA; translated from the coding sequence ATGCGGCTCGTTGAGAATGCCTTGCGGCAGCGGATTTCCAGTGACGATGTATTCGTCGAGGTGTTCGCCGACGGAGCCGGGGACGACGAATCCGGTCACAGCACCGGCGCCCGCTCCTCCTACTCGTACCGCCAGATCCTGCATGCGGCTGCCGGTCTCGCCTCCCGCCTCGGCAGGGTCACCGAGGGCGGCGCTCCCACCAAGGTCGCCGTCGTCATGGGCAACTCGCCCGACTTCGTCGTCGCCGACCTGGCCCTGCTGGGCAGCGGGCGCATCGAGGTCCCCGTGCCCCTGGCGTTCTCCGCGGACCAGGCCGCCTCGCTGCTGTGCGACGCGGACGTGTGCCTGGTCGACGGGCCCGGCGAGCGGCGCCTGGCCGAGTGGGGACGGGAAGCCGTGCTGCCCGCCCGCTGTCCCGTGCTGCGCGTCGACGTCGACGACCTGCTGGTCGACCCGTACGACGCGGTGCCCCCGCTGTTCGGCCCGGACACCGCCGACGACCGCGCTGCCGAGGGCCGCACCGCCGACGACCGCACCTCCGACGACCTCACTGCCGGGGGCCGCGTCGCCGACGACCGCACGTCCGGCGACCGCATCGCCGACGACCGCATCGGAAAGATCATCCACACCTCGGGGACGACCTCGAAGCCGAAGGGCGTGTGCATCCGCACCGCCGGCCTCGACGCCCTGCTGAGCTCCCTGCGCGCGGTCATGCCGCCCGGCGCGTACGCCCGCTACCTCTCCCTGGTCCCGTTCAGCCTCCTCATCGAGCAGGTCACCGCCCTGTACATGGTGATCCTGGACGGCGGCACCGTGATGCTCCTCCCCGAGGACGCCCCGCTGGTGGGAACCTCCGCCTCCGCGGCGCAGCGCGTCCTGCCGTACGTGGCACGGGCCCGGGCCTCCGCCCTGGTCGTCACCCCGGCGCTGGCCGAAGTGCTGGCCGCGGAGATCGAACGGGACGGCGTGGCACCCGTCTTCGGCACGCCGCGCGTCCCGCTGGTGTGCTGCGGCGGCGCCCCCGTCGACCCGGGCGTGCTGGCCCGCCTCGACGCCGGCGGCGTACCGGTCCACGAGGGCTATGGCCTGAGCGAGAACAGCTCCGTGGTGAGCTGGAACGCGCCCGGCGCCCGCAAGGTCGGCACTGTCGGCCGCGCCCTGCCCCACGTACGGACGAAGCTGGCGGCGGACGGCGAGCTGCTGATCACCGGCGAGTCGCTCTTCGCGGGCTACTCGCGGCAGGACCCGTCCAGTTGCGAGCTCGACCCGGACGGCTGGCTGCACACCGGGGACCTCGCCGAGATCGACGCCGACGGCTACATCAGCATCGTCGGCCGCAAGAAGAACATCATCATCACCGCGGCGGGCCGCAACATCGCCCCGGAGTGGGTGGAGGCGCGCTACCGCTCGCTGCCCGGCATCCGCGCCTGCGCCGTCTTCGGCGACGGCCTGGAGTCCCTGCACGGCCTGTTCCTGATCCCGCCGGGCGCCGACGCCGGGCAGGCGCGCCGCGACATCGAGGAGTTCGGGCTGCGCGAGCTGTCCGCGGTCGAGCGCGTCGCCGTCGTCCACACGCTGGAGGGCACCGAGGACGCCTACCTCGCGTACTTCACCGTCACCGGGCGCCCCCGCCGCCGCGAGATCGCCGAGGCCGCAGCGGCCGGCCGCTTCCCGCGCCCCTCCCGCACCCTGCCCCTGGCCCGCACCCTCACTCTCACCCCGACTGGAGCCTGA
- a CDS encoding thermostable hemolysin, producing the protein MHISVAARLSQDWSAASDFVRARYERAYGADILPDPDCFVIARKQEGRGGRIIACGGLTFNSDRGFFSERYLDRPVDEVVGAATGEACDREDLVEVGSLAGGGGAGLELVRLLPILSWCHGMRFLMCTVTTELAQTLDRVGIEFQPLAESSADRLTEFERQRWGTYYDHRPMVGVIRLEGISHLFSQTTGKYNFTNLQVALRGERNGKELAHAAR; encoded by the coding sequence ATGCATATCTCTGTCGCGGCGCGACTGAGTCAGGACTGGAGCGCGGCCAGCGATTTCGTCCGCGCCCGGTACGAGCGGGCCTACGGGGCGGACATCCTGCCCGATCCGGATTGTTTCGTCATCGCCCGGAAACAGGAAGGACGGGGCGGGCGCATCATCGCCTGCGGAGGCCTGACCTTCAATTCCGACCGCGGATTCTTTTCGGAGCGCTATCTGGACCGGCCGGTCGACGAGGTCGTCGGGGCGGCCACCGGCGAGGCCTGTGACCGCGAGGACCTCGTCGAGGTCGGCTCGCTGGCCGGGGGCGGCGGGGCGGGCCTGGAGCTGGTCCGGCTGCTGCCGATCCTCTCCTGGTGCCACGGGATGCGCTTCCTGATGTGCACGGTCACCACCGAGCTCGCGCAGACGCTGGACCGGGTCGGCATTGAATTCCAGCCGCTCGCGGAATCCTCCGCGGACCGGCTCACGGAATTCGAGCGACAGCGCTGGGGGACGTACTACGACCACCGGCCCATGGTCGGCGTGATCCGCCTGGAGGGAATTTCCCACCTCTTCTCGCAGACCACCGGAAAGTACAACTTCACCAATCTGCAGGTGGCCCTGCGCGGCGAGCGGAACGGAAAGGAGCTGGCTCATGCGGCTCGTTGA
- a CDS encoding aspartate kinase has protein sequence MGLVVQKYGGSSVADAEGIKRVAKRIVEAKKNGHQVVVVVSAMGDTTDELIDLAEQVSPMPAGREFDMLLTAGERISMALLAMAIKNLGHEAQSFTGSQAGVITDAVHGKARIIDVTPGRIQQSVDSGNIAIVAGFQGVSQDSKDITTLGRGGSDTTAVALAAALNAEVCEIYTDVDGVFTADPRVVKKARKIDWISFEDMLELASSGSKVLLHRCVEYARRYNIPIHVRSSFSGLQGTWVSNEPQGDQPMEQAIISGVAHDTSEAKVTVVGVPDKPGEAATIFRAIADAEINIDMVVQNVSAASTGLTDISFTLPKTEGRKAVEALERTKERVGFDSLRYDDQIAKISLVGAGMKTNPGVTATFFEALSNAGVNIELISTSEIRISVVTRADDVNEAVRAVHSAFGLDSENDEAVVYGGTGR, from the coding sequence GTGGGCCTTGTCGTGCAGAAGTACGGAGGCTCCTCCGTTGCCGATGCCGAAGGCATCAAGCGGGTTGCCAAGCGAATCGTGGAAGCCAAGAAGAACGGCCACCAGGTGGTCGTCGTGGTTTCCGCGATGGGTGACACGACGGACGAGTTGATCGATCTCGCCGAGCAGGTTTCGCCGATGCCTGCCGGTCGTGAGTTCGACATGCTGCTGACCGCCGGAGAGCGGATCTCCATGGCGCTGCTGGCGATGGCGATCAAAAACCTCGGCCACGAGGCGCAGTCCTTCACGGGCAGCCAGGCCGGTGTCATCACGGACGCGGTCCACGGCAAGGCGCGCATCATCGACGTCACGCCGGGCCGCATCCAGCAGTCCGTGGACTCCGGCAACATCGCGATCGTGGCCGGCTTCCAGGGCGTGTCCCAGGACAGCAAGGACATCACGACCCTGGGCCGCGGCGGCTCGGACACCACCGCCGTCGCCCTGGCCGCCGCGCTGAACGCCGAGGTCTGCGAGATCTACACCGATGTCGACGGGGTCTTCACGGCCGACCCGCGGGTGGTGAAGAAGGCCCGCAAGATCGACTGGATCTCGTTCGAGGACATGCTGGAGCTCGCGAGCTCCGGTTCCAAGGTGCTGCTGCACCGCTGCGTCGAGTACGCACGCCGTTACAACATCCCGATCCACGTGCGCTCGTCCTTCTCGGGGCTCCAGGGCACCTGGGTCAGCAACGAACCGCAAGGGGACCAGCCGATGGAGCAGGCGATCATCTCGGGCGTCGCGCACGACACCTCCGAGGCCAAGGTCACGGTCGTCGGTGTGCCGGACAAGCCGGGTGAGGCCGCGACGATCTTCCGGGCGATTGCGGACGCCGAGATCAACATCGACATGGTCGTGCAGAACGTCTCCGCGGCGTCCACCGGCCTGACCGACATCTCCTTCACCCTCCCGAAGACCGAGGGCCGCAAGGCCGTCGAGGCGCTGGAGCGGACGAAGGAGCGCGTGGGCTTCGACTCGCTGCGCTACGACGACCAGATCGCGAAGATCTCGCTGGTCGGCGCCGGGATGAAGACCAACCCGGGCGTCACGGCGACGTTCTTCGAGGCGCTGTCGAACGCCGGCGTGAACATCGAGCTGATCTCGACCTCCGAGATCCGCATCTCGGTCGTCACCCGCGCCGACGATGTGAACGAGGCCGTCCGGGCGGTGCACTCCGCCTTCGGCCTGGACAGCGAGAACGACGAGGCCGTCGTTTACGGAGGCACCGGGCGATGA
- a CDS encoding aspartate-semialdehyde dehydrogenase, with product MTAGPAARTATRPGAGTGRKPVLAVIGATGAVGTVLLEILSQRADVWGEIRLVASPRSAGRRLTVRGEETEVVALSEEVFDGVDVAMFDVPDEVSARWAPIAAAKGTVVVDNSAAFRMDPDVPLVVPEVNAHAARVRPRGIVATPNCTTLSMIVAVAALHAEFGLGELVVSSYQAASGAGKAGVDTLRAQLAAVAGSSLGTQPGDVRRAVGDALGPFPAPLALNVVPWAGSLREDGWSSEELKIRDESRKILGLPGLRVAATCVRVPVITTHSLAVHARFENEVTVGQAHEILASAPGVVLVDDPAEGEFPTPADAVGTDPTWVGRVRRSMDDPKALDFFVCGDNLRKGAALNTAQVAECVAAELSTP from the coding sequence ATGACCGCCGGCCCCGCGGCCCGTACCGCCACCCGCCCGGGTGCCGGTACGGGCCGTAAGCCGGTGCTCGCCGTCATCGGCGCCACCGGCGCCGTCGGCACGGTCCTGCTGGAGATCCTTTCGCAGCGTGCGGACGTGTGGGGCGAGATCCGTCTCGTCGCCTCCCCGCGCTCGGCCGGGCGCCGCCTGACCGTGCGCGGCGAGGAGACCGAGGTCGTCGCGCTGAGCGAAGAGGTCTTCGACGGCGTCGACGTCGCCATGTTCGACGTGCCGGACGAGGTCTCCGCCCGGTGGGCGCCGATCGCGGCGGCCAAGGGCACGGTCGTCGTCGACAACTCCGCCGCCTTCCGGATGGATCCGGACGTGCCGCTGGTGGTGCCCGAGGTGAACGCGCACGCGGCGCGGGTGCGCCCGCGCGGCATCGTCGCCACGCCCAACTGCACCACGCTGTCGATGATCGTCGCGGTGGCCGCGCTGCACGCCGAGTTCGGGCTCGGCGAGCTGGTCGTCTCCTCGTACCAGGCGGCTTCCGGGGCGGGCAAGGCGGGCGTGGACACGCTGCGGGCGCAGCTGGCCGCGGTGGCCGGCTCCTCCCTCGGGACGCAGCCCGGCGACGTGCGCCGGGCGGTCGGCGACGCGCTGGGCCCCTTCCCGGCCCCCCTCGCGCTGAACGTGGTGCCGTGGGCCGGCTCGCTGCGGGAGGACGGCTGGTCCTCCGAGGAGCTGAAGATCCGCGACGAGTCCCGCAAGATCCTGGGACTGCCGGGCCTGCGGGTGGCGGCGACGTGCGTACGGGTCCCCGTGATCACCACGCACTCGCTGGCCGTGCACGCACGCTTCGAGAACGAGGTCACGGTCGGGCAGGCGCACGAGATCCTGGCGAGCGCGCCCGGGGTCGTGCTGGTGGACGACCCGGCCGAGGGGGAGTTCCCCACGCCCGCCGACGCGGTGGGCACGGACCCGACCTGGGTGGGGCGGGTGCGCCGGTCGATGGACGACCCGAAGGCGCTCGACTTCTTCGTATGCGGTGACAATCTGCGCAAGGGGGCGGCGTTGAACACGGCTCAGGTCGCCGAATGCGTGGCGGCGGAGCTGAGTACTCCCTAA
- a CDS encoding SigE family RNA polymerase sigma factor, which produces MAEVISIATAPRRGGSALRPRSHPSGGMPVIAPWPAARTAAQLPPQRGDADEAMAAGTTVDHLTETYRAHYRSLLGLAALLLDDTASCEDVVQEAFIRVHSARSRVRDPEKTLAYLRQTVVNLSRSALRRRILGLKLLSKPMPDMASAEEGAYEQLERDQLIKAMRGLQRRQREVLVLRYFADMTEAQVAETLGLSLGSVKAYGSRGIAALRVAMEAPA; this is translated from the coding sequence GTGGCAGAGGTCATCAGCATCGCAACCGCCCCGAGGCGCGGCGGCAGCGCACTGCGTCCGCGTTCCCACCCGTCGGGCGGCATGCCGGTGATCGCTCCCTGGCCGGCCGCCCGCACCGCCGCCCAGCTCCCGCCCCAGCGGGGGGACGCTGACGAAGCAATGGCAGCGGGCACCACAGTCGACCACCTCACCGAGACCTACAGGGCCCACTACCGCTCCCTGCTCGGCCTTGCCGCGCTGCTCCTCGACGACACCGCCTCCTGCGAGGACGTGGTCCAGGAGGCCTTCATACGGGTGCACTCCGCGCGCAGCCGGGTCCGGGACCCGGAGAAGACCCTCGCCTATCTGAGGCAGACTGTCGTCAATCTGTCCCGCTCGGCGCTCCGCCGCCGCATCCTCGGGCTGAAGCTGCTCTCCAAGCCGATGCCCGACATGGCGAGCGCCGAAGAGGGAGCGTACGAACAGCTGGAGCGCGACCAATTGATCAAAGCGATGCGCGGACTGCAACGCCGGCAGCGTGAAGTCCTCGTCCTCCGCTACTTCGCCGATATGACCGAGGCCCAGGTCGCCGAGACCCTGGGCCTCTCGCTCGGCTCGGTCAAGGCGTACGGGTCGCGGGGGATCGCGGCGCTCCGCGTCGCCATGGAGGCTCCGGCATGA
- a CDS encoding prolyl oligopeptidase family serine peptidase: MPDWEKRFRAPRVGLPRWAKDAPDRALFVSNVTGTFEVYAWDRATGAQRQVTDRPNGTTGGVLPPDGEWIWWFADKDGDEFGVWMRQPFHGGADEPAVPGLEPSYPAGLALGRDGTAVVGRSTDEGGSTVHVARPGAGPVEIYRHAESAGVGGMSYDGTLIAIEHTEHGDAMHSAVRIVRPDGSTVAELDDTRGGTEELGLAVMGFAPVPGDSRLLVGHQRRGRWEPMLWDAATGEETALAVDLPGDLDAGWYPDGSALLIEHSHQARSELWRYDLADASLTRLDTPVGTVSGALPRPDGSVEFLWSSAAEPSVVRSTSGQVVLDPPALPGGVGRAPRSVPVRDVWVDGPGGKVHALIQVPEGTGPFPAVFDVHGGPTWHDSDAFAAGPAAWVDHGYAVVRINYRGSTGYGRAWTDALKHRVGLIELEDIAAVRDWTVSAGIADPDRLVLAGGSWGGYLTLLGLGTQPGAWALGLAGVPVADYVTAYHDEMEALKALDRTLLGGTPEEVPERYAASSPLTYVDEVRAPVYISAGMNDPRCPIRQIENYVERLEGRGHPLEVYRYDAGHGSLVVEERIKQLRLEIAFAERHLGRPAPDRPESAPSRQESVPDRPEPAPE, translated from the coding sequence GTGCCCGATTGGGAGAAGCGCTTCCGGGCGCCGCGCGTCGGGCTGCCGAGATGGGCGAAGGACGCCCCCGACCGCGCGCTGTTCGTGTCCAACGTGACGGGCACCTTCGAGGTGTACGCGTGGGACCGCGCCACGGGCGCGCAGCGCCAGGTGACCGACCGGCCGAACGGCACGACGGGCGGGGTGCTGCCGCCCGACGGCGAGTGGATCTGGTGGTTCGCCGACAAGGACGGGGACGAGTTCGGCGTGTGGATGCGCCAGCCCTTCCACGGCGGGGCCGACGAACCCGCCGTGCCCGGCCTCGAGCCCTCCTACCCGGCCGGCCTGGCCCTGGGCCGGGACGGCACGGCCGTGGTCGGCCGTTCCACGGACGAGGGCGGGTCGACGGTCCACGTGGCGCGGCCCGGCGCCGGGCCCGTGGAGATCTACCGCCACGCCGAGTCGGCGGGGGTCGGCGGCATGTCGTACGACGGCACGCTGATCGCGATCGAGCACACCGAGCACGGCGACGCGATGCACTCGGCCGTCCGCATCGTGCGGCCGGACGGCAGCACCGTCGCCGAGCTGGACGACACCCGTGGCGGCACCGAGGAGCTGGGCCTGGCGGTCATGGGCTTCGCGCCGGTGCCCGGGGACTCCCGGCTGCTCGTGGGGCACCAGCGGCGGGGCCGCTGGGAGCCGATGCTGTGGGACGCGGCCACGGGCGAGGAGACGGCCCTCGCCGTCGACCTGCCGGGCGACCTGGACGCCGGCTGGTATCCGGACGGCTCCGCGCTGCTCATCGAGCACAGCCACCAGGCCCGCAGCGAGCTGTGGCGCTACGACCTGGCCGATGCCTCGCTGACCCGCCTGGACACCCCGGTGGGCACGGTGTCGGGCGCCCTGCCGCGGCCGGACGGCAGCGTGGAGTTCCTGTGGTCCTCGGCGGCCGAGCCGTCGGTCGTGCGGTCCACGAGCGGGCAGGTCGTGCTGGATCCGCCCGCGCTGCCGGGCGGGGTCGGCCGGGCCCCGCGGTCCGTGCCGGTCCGGGACGTCTGGGTGGACGGGCCGGGCGGCAAGGTGCACGCCCTGATCCAGGTGCCGGAGGGCACCGGGCCCTTCCCCGCCGTCTTCGACGTCCACGGCGGCCCGACCTGGCACGACAGCGACGCCTTCGCCGCGGGCCCCGCCGCCTGGGTCGACCACGGCTATGCGGTCGTCCGGATCAACTACCGCGGCTCGACGGGCTACGGACGCGCCTGGACGGACGCCCTCAAGCACCGGGTGGGTCTCATCGAGCTGGAGGACATCGCCGCGGTCCGGGACTGGACGGTCTCCGCGGGGATCGCCGACCCCGATCGGCTGGTGCTCGCCGGCGGGTCGTGGGGCGGCTACCTGACCCTGCTCGGCCTGGGCACCCAGCCCGGCGCCTGGGCGCTGGGCCTGGCCGGGGTGCCCGTCGCGGACTACGTGACGGCCTATCACGACGAGATGGAGGCCCTGAAGGCCCTGGACCGCACGCTGCTGGGCGGCACGCCGGAGGAGGTGCCGGAGCGCTACGCGGCGTCCTCCCCGCTGACGTATGTCGACGAGGTGCGGGCGCCGGTCTACATCTCCGCGGGCATGAACGACCCGCGGTGCCCCATCCGGCAGATCGAGAACTACGTGGAGCGGCTGGAGGGCCGCGGCCACCCCCTGGAGGTCTACCGCTACGACGCGGGGCACGGCTCCCTGGTGGTGGAGGAGCGGATCAAGCAGCTCCGGCTGGAGATCGCTTTTGCGGAGCGTCATCTGGGCCGTCCTGCCCCGGACCGTCCGGAGTCTGCCCCGAGCCGTCAGGAGTCGGTCCCGGACCGTCCGGAGCCTGCTCCGGAGTGA
- a CDS encoding phenylalanine 4-monooxygenase: MSQLWSRTPVTPGGRLGPAAQHPGRCDSRYLQRRKTLVELARGHRVGDPSPPVDYTEDEHATWRTVHGALGRAHRAHACREVLDAAEAAPVPADHVPQHAEVGARLKPLTGFEFTLAGGFVENRRFLGSMERGYFHAVQFVRHPSVPLYTPEPDVIHDVFGHGIHLASPGFAELYRMFGRTATRLTTPEALDVISRVYWFTLEFGVMAETGAGSWTGGGSWMGGGARGGAGAGSGSGSGSGPGSGSGGVKAYGAALLSSYGELERLGSCEVRELDVRAMVATPYRVSGYQPVLFGARCMNHLADTLAGFLEDFDDDTAHRLGLRPVPGDRS, from the coding sequence ATGAGTCAACTCTGGTCACGCACGCCGGTGACGCCGGGAGGCAGGCTCGGCCCGGCGGCGCAGCACCCGGGACGGTGCGACAGCCGGTACCTGCAGCGGCGGAAAACCCTGGTGGAGCTGGCCCGCGGTCACCGCGTGGGCGACCCGTCGCCGCCGGTGGACTACACCGAGGACGAGCACGCCACGTGGCGCACGGTCCACGGCGCGCTGGGCAGGGCGCACCGGGCGCACGCCTGCCGGGAGGTGCTGGACGCCGCGGAGGCGGCCCCCGTGCCGGCCGACCACGTACCGCAGCACGCGGAGGTCGGGGCGCGGCTGAAGCCGCTCACGGGGTTCGAGTTCACGCTCGCGGGCGGGTTCGTGGAGAACCGGCGCTTCCTCGGCTCGATGGAGCGCGGCTACTTCCACGCCGTGCAGTTCGTCCGCCATCCGTCGGTGCCGCTGTACACGCCCGAACCGGACGTGATCCACGACGTGTTCGGCCACGGCATCCACCTGGCGTCGCCCGGGTTCGCCGAGCTCTACCGCATGTTCGGCCGCACGGCGACGCGCCTGACCACGCCCGAGGCCCTCGACGTCATCAGCCGCGTGTACTGGTTCACGCTGGAGTTCGGCGTGATGGCGGAGACGGGGGCCGGGAGCTGGACGGGGGGCGGGAGCTGGATGGGTGGCGGGGCCAGGGGCGGGGCGGGAGCGGGTTCCGGCTCGGGCTCCGGCTCGGGCCCGGGCTCCGGCTCGGGCGGGGTCAAGGCCTACGGTGCGGCGCTGCTGTCCTCGTACGGGGAGCTGGAGCGGCTGGGCTCGTGCGAGGTCCGGGAGCTGGACGTCCGGGCCATGGTCGCCACGCCCTACCGGGTCTCGGGCTACCAGCCGGTGCTGTTCGGCGCGCGGTGCATGAACCACCTCGCCGACACGCTCGCCGGATTCCTGGAGGACTTCGACGACGACACGGCCCACCGGCTGGGCCTGCGCCCGGTGCCGGGCGACCGGTCCTGA